From the Nymphalis io chromosome 1, ilAglIoxx1.1, whole genome shotgun sequence genome, one window contains:
- the LOC126781416 gene encoding venom carboxylesterase-6-like, producing MTTMWLLISTCSAIICGVLSQDNNIYLPKVNISQGTVVGSVSTDDSYFEFYGIPYADSTSGTNRFKAPSAPPLFEDEFIANRKDIKCIKASGMGYEGTEDCLTINVFTPTLNNSRQLPVMVWIKGKEFDNANDAELSFKRFLEKDIIIVNINYRESILGFLCLGTESAPGNAGLKDIIAGLKWIQNNIAAFGGNPDNVSLFGHGSGAAAVDLITLTPSAEGLVHKAISQSGTAMAPWAVTRNNLRYAINVAEALGHKINDLDTLSDVFARTSVAALMAVINELDLTDNSLAFAPCIERSIDNVEPLLLISPYQTIMEGKQLQIPFMTGFVDIEGTLRAEKVLKNDWLERMNTSFKDFIQPDLEFLSDEQELEIAQKIQDFYFSNESIDDNHVSDFLTYQGDTMILISAIREARLRTASSNSSVYLYQFSYKGDLSEALNRPLPIDAAGHGEELIYLFNKNNNSDINTYDLTVSEILIERWTNFAKYSIPTSEISQVTWQPYTFTNSNYLRVLDDREINENGNSNFELDLISPHPNTLAFWDAIYAQHFIDAKSRWILNDRAEEEDNTEGEGDDGNGNGEEDNDTGGEEDNDLDGENNEENKPDDSAPDSASTAVGYTFAIITLFALLDKFHAMQILS from the exons ATGACTACCATGTGGTTGCTTATAAGCACATGTAGTGCAATTATTTGTGGTGTTTTAAgtcaagataataatatttatttacctaaagttaatatttctcaagGAACTGTTGTTGGCTCCGTATCTACTGATGacagttattttgaattttacggTATCCCATACGCTGACTCGACGTCTGGTACCAATAGATTTAAG gCACCATCAGCACCGCCATTATTCGAAGATGAGTTCATAGCTAATCGTAAAgatataaaatgtatcaaagCTTCAGGCATGGGTTATGAAGGAACCGAAGATTGTTTGACGATAAACGTTTTTACTCCGACACTCAATAATTCTAGGCAATTGCCAGTAATGGTGTGGATAAAAGGCAAGGAATTTGATAATGCTAATGATGCAGAACTATCATTCAAAAGATTCTTGGAAaaagatattataattgtaaatataaactacaGAGAGTCAATTTTAGGATTCTTATGTCTGGGAACTGAAAGTGCTCCGGGAAACGCTGGTCTAAAAGACATAATAGCAGGATTAAAATggattcaaaataatattgctgCATTTGGTGGAAATCCTGATAATGTTAGTTTATTTGGACATGGTAGCGGTGCTGCTGCAGTAGATTTAATTACACTTACCCCATCAGCTGAAGGTCTTGTCCATAAAGCAATTTCACAAAGTGGAACAGCTATGGCTCCTTGGGCTGTAACTCGTAATAATTTACGATATGCTATCAATGTTGCTGAAGCTCTTggtcataaaataaatgatttagatACATTATCTGATGTGTTTGCACGAACTAGCGTGGCAGCATTAATGGCTGTCATCAATGAACTAGATCTTACAGATAATTCACTAGCATTCGCCCCATGTATCGAAAGAAGTATAGATAATGTTGAACCTTTACTATTAATATCACCTTATCAAACAATAATGGAAggtaaacaattacaaattcCTTTTATGACTGGTTTTGTGGATATCGAAGGAACACTGAGAGcagaaaaagttttaaaaaatgattgGTTAGAGAGAATGAACACATCTTTTAAAGATTTCATCCAACCAGATTTAGAGTTCTTATCCGATGAACAAGAATTAGAAATAGCGCAGAAAATTCAAGATTTTTACTTCAGTAATGAATCAATCGACGATAATCATGTTAGTGATTTCTTAACATATCAAGGTGATACGATGATACTGATTTCTGCTATAAGAGAAGCTCGATTGCGAACAGCTTCTTCAAACTCGTCAGTATATCTTTATCAGTTTTCTTACAAGGGCGATTTAAGTGAAGCGCTTAATAGGCCATTGCCAATTGATGCTGCCGGACATGGAGAAGAACTAATTTACCtattcaacaaaaataataatagtgataTTAACACTTACGATCTAACTGTCAGTGAAATTTTAATAGAACGGTGGACTAACTTCGCTAAATATAG TATCCCGACAAGTGAAATATCTCAAGTGACGTGGCAACCATATACGTTTACTAACAGCAATTACTTACGTGTGCTTGATGACagagaaataaatgaaaatggaaATTCTAATTTCGAGTTGGATTTAATAAGTCCTCATCCTAACACTTTAGCTTTTTGGGACGCTATATATGCTCAACATTTTATTGATGCGAAAAGTAGATGGATTCTTAATGATAGAGCTGAAGAAGAAGACAACACTGAGGGTGAAGGAGACGACGGCAATGGTAACGGTGAAGAGGACAACGACACTGGCGGCGAAGAAGATAATGATTTAGATGGCGaaaataatgaagaaaataaaCCTGATGACAGTGCTCCTGACTCGGCATCAACAGCTGTAGGGTACACGTTTGCGATCATAACGCTATTTGCATTATTAGATAAATTTCACGCTATGCAAATACTGTCATAA